The proteins below come from a single Kryptolebias marmoratus isolate JLee-2015 linkage group LG12, ASM164957v2, whole genome shotgun sequence genomic window:
- the socs1a gene encoding suppressor of cytokine signaling 1a: protein MVANSTVKGHDKIPLSSSSSPPSSLTPPSPTRTQSEQHQRQSNPNLRSGSACSVYLTHFPTFTSKEDCDIITETATKLERSGFYWGPLGVEDAHRMLKDAPLGSFLIRDSRQKDVFFTLSYHAKGGPVSVRIDYKRQKFSLAGNERCFPTLFALLEHYVNSPKKSLRVPYRKWEPTLQELCRRHIVGLCSEKSKIAELPVTHVVQDFLLEFPYKL, encoded by the coding sequence ATGGTAGCCAACAGCACAGTGAAAGGTCATGACAAGATCCCCTTGTCAAGCTCCTCGTCGCCGCCGTCTTCCTTGACCCCGCCGTCGCCGACCCGGACGCAGTCCGAGCAGCACCAGCGTCAGTCCAACCCGAACCTGAGATCCGGCTCTGCCTGCTCCGTGTATCTGACCCACTTCCCGACGTTCACCTCCAAGGAGGACTGCGACATCATCACCGAGACCGCCACCAAGCTCGAGCGCAGTGGCTTCTACTGGGGGCCCCTGGGCGTGGAGGACGCCCACCGCATGCTGAAGGACGCCCCGCTGGGCAGCTTCCTCATCCGCGACAGCCGGCAGAAGGACGTCTTCTTCACGCTGTCCTACCACGCCAAAGGCGGGCCGGTCAGCGTGCGCATCGACTACAAGCGGCAGAAGTTCTCGCTGGCGGGCAACGAGCGCTGCTTCCCGACGCTCTTCGCTCTCCTGGAGCATTACGTCAACTCGCCGAAGAAGAGCCTGAGAGTCCCGTACAGGAAATGGGAGCCAACGCTGCAGGAGCTGTGCAGGAGGCACATCGTGGGGCTGTGCAGCGAAAAGAGCAAGATTGCAGAGCTGCCGGTCACACATGTGGTCCAAGATTTCCTGTTGGAGTTCCCTTACAAACTATGA